A genomic stretch from Bacillota bacterium includes:
- a CDS encoding rhodanese-like domain-containing protein, whose translation MKKWFITAALIAFIAWQLINKPSPGAEVDAEELLKMLATDAEVVLLDVREPDEYAAGHIPGSILIPLGDLDRSERLKEIDPSQKIVVICRSGNRSEFGQQMLMDMGFTDVYNLTGGIQRWTGPIEVE comes from the coding sequence ATGAAAAAATGGTTTATTACTGCTGCGTTAATTGCTTTTATCGCTTGGCAGTTAATCAATAAACCCAGCCCTGGCGCGGAAGTTGACGCAGAGGAATTGCTGAAAATGCTGGCAACCGATGCCGAAGTCGTCTTGCTCGATGTGCGTGAGCCGGATGAATATGCAGCTGGACATATTCCTGGCTCAATACTGATTCCCTTAGGAGATTTGGATCGTTCGGAACGGCTGAAGGAGATTGATCCCAGCCAAAAAATCGTAGTAATCTGCCGCAGCGGCAACCGCAGCGAATTTGGACAGCAGATGCTGATGGATATGGGTTTTACAGACGTGTATAATCTGACGGGCGGGATCCAAAGATGGACCGGTCCGATCGAAGTGGAATAA
- a CDS encoding ABC transporter ATP-binding protein — protein MDPDTLLRVEDLHTYISSEAGLVKAVNGVSFEIKKEEVLGVVGESGCGKSMTALSIMQLLPRPHGKIHAGKILFRNRDGEVIDLAQQDPTGAMMRQIRGNEIAMIFQEPMTSLNPVYTVGYQIVEAIMLHQKVTEKQAWKMAEEMLAKVGIPSPKQRVREYPHQMSGGMRQRAMIAMALSCNPSLLIADEPTTALDVTIQAQILDLMKDLQEEFKMSIMMITHNLGVVGRICDNVAVMYLGKVVEYTDVRTLYHDPAHPYTIGLFKSIPKLGEKKDRLEPIKGVVPDPINPPSGCSFRDRCPRAQEKCKEEPPFAEVGDNHLARCWFPGSE, from the coding sequence ATGGACCCTGATACACTGCTGAGGGTAGAGGATCTGCATACCTATATCTCAAGTGAGGCAGGCTTGGTAAAAGCAGTCAATGGAGTCTCCTTTGAGATAAAAAAAGAGGAAGTCCTGGGTGTAGTTGGGGAAAGCGGCTGCGGAAAAAGCATGACCGCCTTATCGATTATGCAGCTTTTGCCGAGACCCCATGGCAAGATCCATGCCGGCAAAATCCTTTTTCGCAATCGCGATGGTGAGGTAATCGATTTAGCCCAGCAGGATCCCACCGGCGCGATGATGCGTCAGATCCGTGGTAATGAGATTGCCATGATCTTTCAGGAGCCCATGACTTCTCTTAATCCGGTTTATACAGTTGGGTACCAAATTGTTGAAGCGATTATGCTGCATCAAAAAGTAACAGAGAAACAGGCCTGGAAGATGGCTGAAGAGATGCTGGCCAAAGTAGGTATTCCCAGCCCCAAACAGCGGGTCAGAGAGTATCCGCATCAAATGAGCGGGGGGATGCGCCAGCGAGCGATGATTGCTATGGCGCTCTCATGCAATCCCAGCCTTTTGATTGCAGATGAGCCTACCACAGCCCTGGATGTGACGATTCAGGCTCAAATCCTTGATCTGATGAAAGATCTGCAGGAAGAATTCAAAATGTCGATTATGATGATCACTCACAATCTTGGTGTTGTGGGCCGGATCTGCGATAATGTTGCAGTAATGTATCTGGGCAAAGTAGTTGAGTATACTGATGTGCGGACTCTCTATCACGACCCTGCTCATCCGTATACGATTGGCTTATTTAAGTCCATTCCCAAGCTGGGTGAAAAGAAAGATAGACTTGAACCGATCAAAGGTGTAGTACCCGACCCGATCAATCCACCCAGCGGGTGCAGTTTCAGAGACAGATGCCCGAGAGCGCAGGAAAAATGCAAAGAAGAGCCGCCTTTTGCTGAGGTTGGGGACAACCACTTAGCACGCTGTTGGTTTCCCGGTTCAGAATAA
- a CDS encoding dipeptide ABC transporter ATP-binding protein yields the protein MAVAKNAELLLDVRDLKKYYPITKGLFRRTVGWVKAVDGVSLQVRRGETLGVVGESGCGKTTLGLSLMQLIQPTDGKILYNHQGNWVEVNSKTIKSLRSEIQMIFQDPYSSLNPRMRVRDIVAEPLAANGVSNRTERYDRVESLLKAVGLGSHHMNRYPHEFSGGQRQRIGIARALSVNPSLIICDEPVSALDVSVQAQVLNLLKDLQEEFGLTYVFVAHDLSVVQHISDRIAVMYLGRVVEMGDVDQLFRAPQHPYTEALLSAIPSPNPDVKDNKIVLKGDVPSPANPPQGCAFHPRCPYATERCRHERPELTADKNGHYAACHRTDALELKGVEVSEPETA from the coding sequence ATGGCTGTTGCAAAAAATGCCGAACTCTTACTGGATGTTCGTGATTTAAAGAAATACTATCCCATCACCAAAGGCCTATTCCGCAGAACTGTGGGCTGGGTCAAGGCGGTTGATGGAGTCAGTCTGCAGGTGCGCCGAGGCGAAACCCTAGGCGTGGTTGGTGAATCAGGCTGCGGCAAAACCACCCTTGGTTTAAGCTTAATGCAGCTCATCCAGCCGACTGACGGCAAGATTTTGTATAACCATCAAGGTAATTGGGTTGAAGTCAATTCCAAAACCATTAAGAGTCTGCGTTCGGAGATCCAGATGATTTTCCAGGACCCATACTCTTCTCTCAATCCGCGCATGCGGGTTCGCGACATTGTCGCCGAACCACTGGCAGCAAACGGTGTTTCTAACCGCACCGAGCGCTATGACCGGGTAGAAAGCCTTTTGAAAGCTGTCGGCTTAGGTTCACACCATATGAACCGTTATCCTCATGAATTCAGCGGCGGTCAGAGGCAGAGAATAGGAATAGCCAGGGCTTTATCGGTAAATCCATCACTAATCATCTGTGATGAGCCTGTCTCAGCCTTGGACGTATCGGTGCAGGCGCAGGTGCTCAATCTGCTTAAAGATCTGCAGGAAGAGTTTGGATTGACCTATGTGTTTGTTGCCCATGATTTATCGGTGGTACAGCATATCAGCGATCGCATTGCTGTAATGTATCTGGGACGTGTTGTGGAAATGGGAGATGTTGACCAGCTGTTTAGAGCGCCGCAGCATCCTTATACTGAGGCTCTGCTCTCCGCGATACCCAGCCCTAATCCTGATGTGAAAGATAATAAGATTGTGCTGAAAGGGGACGTTCCCAGTCCGGCAAATCCGCCGCAGGGGTGCGCTTTCCATCCGCGATGCCCGTATGCCACCGAACGGTGCCGCCATGAGCGTCCGGAATTGACTGCGGATAAGAATGGACACTACGCGGCCTGCCACCGGACAGACGCGTTAGAGTTAAAAGGTGTTGAGGTAAGCGAACCTGAAACCGCTTAA
- a CDS encoding ABC transporter substrate-binding protein, whose translation MNSRLRIVLALVLVLAVGFAVYSYFGRNNDTENGVPSGEPQKMVTDENTFVYISIGEPDTLDPAYAYDTASGEIIHQVYDNLFDYEGGDLNKLVPILATEVPTIDNGLISDDGRTIKVPIRKGVKFHTGNELTPEDVEYTFERNMISDPVGGPIWMFFEPLLGVQSMRQLIASVGGPSDFTDINDVDPAIRRAAFDKIDAAVEVEGDAVVFKLAGPYPPFLQILAKGGSWASILEKAWMVEKGDWDGEPDTWAKWYDPTKEEMTLYEQANGTGPFKLQAWDRSGGQIVLKRNDDYFRGPAELETVFVKYIEEYNTRQLMLQSGDADAIYADVQYLNQLRGVEGIRVLEGLEQISNTVLLYNFTIPYEGNEDIVGSGKLDGNGIPSDFFADINVRKAFNYAFDYERYLNEVANGAGTISTGFIPNSLPFSNEGGEWYRHDLELAEQHFRQAFNGELWDKGFKLTVLYNTGNNARKTAAEILEYNIESINPKFQIEVQGMQWATYLGKLDAGSLPVFFMGWLADFPDAHNFVDAYLRSTGAFAGYCGEGLVELAKAEFDDLVAQAMQAPTTEEREALYQEINRKAYEYAVAMPYIDPADHRVMRDWVEGFVHCPAYSAKYDFYSLSKKVD comes from the coding sequence ATGAATTCACGACTACGGATAGTACTAGCATTAGTATTGGTATTGGCAGTAGGATTTGCAGTTTATTCCTACTTCGGACGAAACAACGATACCGAAAACGGCGTTCCTAGCGGAGAGCCCCAGAAAATGGTTACCGATGAGAACACATTCGTTTACATTTCTATTGGCGAACCTGATACCCTTGATCCCGCTTACGCTTACGATACAGCCAGCGGCGAGATTATTCATCAGGTTTATGACAATCTTTTCGACTATGAAGGTGGCGATTTAAACAAGCTGGTACCGATTTTAGCCACTGAAGTACCAACCATTGACAACGGTTTAATTTCCGATGATGGCAGAACAATTAAGGTGCCGATCCGCAAAGGTGTGAAATTCCACACCGGCAATGAATTAACACCGGAAGACGTGGAATACACTTTTGAGCGGAATATGATTTCCGATCCGGTCGGAGGACCGATCTGGATGTTCTTTGAGCCTCTTTTGGGTGTGCAGAGTATGCGCCAGCTGATCGCATCCGTTGGAGGTCCCAGCGACTTTACTGACATCAATGATGTTGATCCGGCAATTCGCCGCGCTGCATTCGATAAAATCGATGCTGCTGTAGAGGTTGAAGGCGATGCAGTTGTCTTTAAACTAGCCGGTCCTTACCCGCCGTTTCTGCAGATCTTAGCTAAAGGCGGCAGCTGGGCTTCGATTCTGGAGAAAGCCTGGATGGTTGAAAAGGGTGACTGGGATGGAGAGCCTGATACATGGGCTAAATGGTATGATCCCACTAAAGAAGAAATGACCTTGTATGAACAAGCCAATGGTACCGGTCCCTTTAAACTGCAGGCTTGGGATCGCAGTGGCGGCCAGATTGTGTTAAAACGCAATGACGATTATTTCAGAGGTCCAGCCGAGCTCGAAACCGTGTTTGTTAAATACATTGAAGAATATAATACCCGTCAGCTGATGCTGCAGAGCGGTGATGCTGATGCAATCTACGCAGACGTCCAGTATCTCAATCAGCTGCGGGGTGTCGAGGGAATCAGGGTTTTAGAAGGCTTAGAACAGATTTCCAACACAGTGCTGCTGTATAACTTCACTATTCCTTATGAAGGCAACGAAGACATTGTGGGAAGCGGTAAGCTTGACGGAAACGGCATTCCCAGCGACTTTTTCGCTGATATCAATGTGCGAAAAGCATTTAACTATGCTTTCGACTATGAGCGATACCTGAATGAAGTTGCCAATGGAGCCGGAACCATTTCCACCGGGTTTATTCCGAACTCTCTGCCTTTCTCCAACGAAGGTGGCGAATGGTACCGCCATGACTTAGAACTTGCTGAACAGCACTTTAGACAAGCATTTAACGGTGAGCTGTGGGATAAAGGCTTCAAGCTGACAGTGCTTTACAACACCGGAAATAACGCCCGGAAAACTGCAGCTGAAATCCTTGAATACAATATCGAATCGATCAATCCGAAGTTCCAAATTGAAGTACAGGGCATGCAGTGGGCAACCTATCTTGGCAAGCTAGATGCCGGTTCCCTACCTGTGTTCTTCATGGGCTGGCTGGCAGACTTCCCGGATGCTCACAACTTTGTTGACGCTTATCTTCGCTCCACCGGCGCATTTGCTGGGTATTGCGGCGAGGGCTTGGTTGAACTGGCTAAAGCTGAGTTTGACGACTTAGTGGCTCAAGCCATGCAGGCACCGACAACCGAAGAGCGGGAAGCTCTTTATCAGGAAATCAATCGCAAAGCATATGAGTATGCAGTTGCGATGCCTTATATCGATCCAGCGGATCACCGGGTAATGAGAGATTGGGTCGAAGGATTTGTGCACTGCCCAGCCTACAGCGCGAAATACGATTTCTACAGCTTGTCTAAAAAGGTTGATTAG
- a CDS encoding ABC transporter permease: protein MLTFITRRLLFLPIVLIGVTLMIFIAMSFLSPAQLVSAYIKSPEELKNQSISELIVKYGLDQPVWKRYITWMKNVLKGDLGYSVSANMYVTEAIAKRFPATLELALFAVIPVIFGGVWLGTISAKNHNQPLDHTSRIFAIVGWSLPDFVFGLIILLIFYGLLSWFPPGRLSVWADNVILSGSFVQYTGMNTIDSLLNGRFDIFLDSLRHLIAPTITLAYLWWAYILRITRSSMLDVLNKDYVRTARAKGLMERLVINRHVRRNAMIPVITVVGSMILGLLSGVVIVETVFDYKGIGLLIAKGAQQMDYTLVLGTSLFYGVLLVLTNLVVDVLYAVIDPRVRLE, encoded by the coding sequence ATGTTAACCTTTATTACTAGACGCTTACTTTTTCTTCCGATCGTGCTGATTGGAGTCACATTAATGATCTTTATTGCCATGTCATTTTTGTCTCCTGCCCAATTAGTCAGTGCATATATTAAAAGCCCAGAGGAACTGAAGAATCAAAGTATCAGCGAATTGATTGTCAAGTACGGCTTGGATCAGCCGGTTTGGAAGCGCTATATCACCTGGATGAAAAATGTCCTCAAAGGTGACTTAGGTTATTCTGTTTCAGCCAATATGTATGTCACGGAAGCAATTGCCAAACGGTTTCCTGCCACACTTGAATTAGCTTTATTTGCAGTTATTCCCGTTATCTTTGGCGGAGTTTGGTTAGGAACCATCTCTGCGAAGAACCACAACCAGCCGCTTGACCACACATCCCGGATTTTTGCCATTGTGGGCTGGTCACTGCCTGACTTTGTTTTTGGCCTCATCATCTTATTGATTTTCTATGGTCTTTTGAGTTGGTTTCCACCAGGCAGATTATCGGTTTGGGCTGATAATGTAATTTTAAGCGGCAGTTTCGTTCAATACACAGGTATGAATACAATTGATTCCCTGCTGAACGGACGGTTTGATATTTTCTTAGATTCCCTCCGCCATCTTATTGCGCCAACGATTACCTTGGCTTATCTGTGGTGGGCTTATATTCTGCGGATTACCCGCTCCAGCATGCTGGATGTGCTGAATAAAGATTATGTGCGCACAGCTCGGGCCAAGGGCCTCATGGAAAGACTGGTTATTAACCGCCATGTGCGGCGCAACGCCATGATTCCTGTAATTACTGTAGTAGGAAGCATGATCCTGGGACTGTTAAGCGGTGTCGTTATTGTTGAAACTGTCTTCGATTATAAGGGCATTGGACTGTTGATTGCCAAAGGCGCCCAGCAGATGGACTATACCTTAGTGCTCGGGACAAGCCTTTTCTATGGGGTGCTCCTTGTATTAACCAACTTAGTTGTCGATGTTCTGTATGCGGTGATTGATCCGCGGGTGAGATTGGAGTGA